Below is a genomic region from Rhipicephalus microplus isolate Deutch F79 unplaced genomic scaffold, USDA_Rmic scaffold_841, whole genome shotgun sequence.
ATTGTAACTGCGTTGCCGCTGTGAGAATGAGGAGTGATGAAAGggtgaggaggaggaataaaggAGGAAGTATAGAGGACACTTCGCTTTATGTTTACTAACTAGGAACTAGGTGCGCCGTCAAAATGTGACGCCATGGCTAATACAGCTGGAAACTTCATGGTGTCGCCATGAGTATTTTTGTTTTCTCGCTTGCCAATCATGTTCTCGTCGCAAGCACTGCGTTTTTGGCACATTGTAAGAGCAATTTTCACAGTGTTATgaagacactgtggaatcagggcatcgatgaagcatatataaacatcctgaaagaaatctacaggggatcaactgctaccatagtgcttcataaagaaagcaacagaataccaatcaagaaggttgtaaggcagggagatacaatctccccaatgctatatttaccgcgtgcttacaggaggttttcagaagcctagaatgggaacagttgcggataagagttaatggagagtaccttagtaacctgcactccGCTGATAacactgcattgctgagtaactcagggggcgaattgcaactcatgattacggagttagacaaggagagcataaaggtgggtcttaaaattaatctgcagaaaatgaaagtaatgtacaacaacctcggaagagagcagtgcttcgagataggtaatagtgcacttcaatttgtaaaagactgtctacttggggcaggtaataaccgtggagccgaactacgagattgaagtaactagaagaataagaatggtttggagcacatttggcaagcactctcaaattatgacaggtagattgccactatccgtcaagaggaaggtatataacagctgtaccttgccggtactAAGCTACAGAGCAgcaacctggagacttacaaagagggttcagcttaaattgagctcgacgcagcgagcaatggaaagaaaaatggtaggtgtaaccttaagagacaagaagagggcagagtggattaggaaacaaatgggggtttaggatatcatagttgaaatcaagaagaggaaatggacataggctgggtatgtagcgcgtagacagggtaaccgctggtcattaagggtaactaactggattcccagagaaggcaagcggtttagggagagacagaaggttaggtgggcagatgagattaagaagttggcgggtataaattggcagcagcaagaactGGACCTAGTTAACTGGCAGAAagggggaggcctttgtcctgcagtggacgtagtcaggctgataatgacgatgatgaagagCAATTTGCAACTTGCGAGAAAAATTGGTTTGTCCTTTCGTGCTCCTTTCGTTGTGTGTCTTGATCATCCCGTGAATGGTATCACCTGTTATACCACCAGTAAAACAGCACTGTGTCTCTAAAGACTGCCATGGgcgtcaataaaaaaattacaccgtCAAATGTCTGGTGCCTACGACCACAAGTCACGACCGCAGAAGGCTGTGATTGATAGACAGTGACCATACTGGTCACTTttgcaagaccatttgcaatatCTTTAGGAGGTCAATGCAAAAGCAGTGTACCTGACGTAACAGTTCGCCCACGTCTTATAGTAGGGTCCACCTGGTTTGCCAATTAGGAACCCTGGCCCTTCAAGTGCGTTGCTGGTCTTCATCCAAGCGGGGCTGCTCCATGAGCTTCCGAAAAACCACGTGGGCTCGCTTGACAGAGACATTGCCTTCTTTATGTACGGGATCTGCGAATTAAACAAATTACTGGTGGTTCAATTACAAAAATGTCCCTCAGGTGCAGGGGATGTTGATATGCTAATTTGTGATTTGGCAAGTATTGCGCTCAGGAAAGATTAAGTGGTTTTTGTTTCTTCAAATTGAATTATGAGAGGATGCTTTTCACACCAAAAGCTTAACATAAGAAACATCATGCTAAATAGAACATGACTGAGGAGCATTAGCATTGAAATAAAGTGTTGAAACCAGTTTCTTTCTGcttcagaagaaaaaattggcagaccccacgtacagtgataatcgatgatatgcgaagcacaaatgagaatgGGAGAtaggtcacttcaaaatcagcgcAACGTGAAGAGGTGGAGGTAACgtaggccgtacatgacttccatgttatgattatcatgttttgacgttcCATTTACTTTTGCCATCTactaacgtcacctgataccatatccaactagcccaactttcgattctgataccaactttggtatatataaagctagcgaaatggccgcgatcgtgctatgagcgtatcatgtagtcatgttttacatgaaatccatatcatgattatcatatatggacgtgtcatttacattcatcctccattcacgtcacataataccaaattttgtatatgtggaactagtgaaacgccCGTGAGGaccctatgagcgtagcatgtcataTTTTAGATGTAACgcatatgattatcaggtttggacgtttcatttaccttcgtcgtctttcCACTTCCCGtgacaccgaatttggtacatgtggagctagcgcaatggtggcgagcgcgtcatgaaggacgcaacgttgacgcaggCTCAAGCTGGACGCAACGACACCGtgatagcaaaacgcgagcactctatagtgtgacgccaggcgtgaccggcgttACCAGCGCCCATCGGCGCGtcccggtggcaaccggcgcgaattgcgacgtgctgcattttaCGCCGACGATGTTACTTAGACAGCACGGCGTCTGCCTCTCTGCGTGACGGAGGCAcaccgtgtgcgctcaaacgtgcatgcgtcaaagcaacgcagcgtggtgcgcatttgcgagtatatggcatgcagatctACAATGAAGGAtagtgggcagatccactgatctctactaggaggggtatcggcgcctggcgtggcgcgtaataatgttcttacatgacactcatgtcatgattatgatgtttcgaccagtcacataccttcgtaatccattcacgtgacgtaacaccaaattttggcattagtgaaggtagcgaaacggccgcaagcgcatcatgaatgtgggacgcagtcatgttgttacatgacacgcatgtcatgatcatcatgtttagacgtgtaatttacctatgtcgtctgttcgtgttacgtaataccgaatttggtgcatgtgaagttatcgaaacggccacgagctcattatgagcgtagcatgaagtcatgtttttacatgacacgcacctcatgattatcatgtttacaccagtcacatacctccgtcatccgttcacgtcccgtagtaccaaatttggtgcatgtgaagctatcgaaacggccgcgagctcatcatgagcgtagcatgtagtcatgtttttacataacacgcatctcatgtttatcatgtttgcaccagtatcatatcttcgtcatctattcacgtcctgtaataccaaatctggtataagtgaagctagcgaaacgaccgcgagcgcatcatgagcgtgacatgcgctcatgttgttacatgaagcacatgtcatgattttgatgttacggtatgccacttgtgttcgccatgcagtgatgtcatatcatgccagttttgcaacatatcatgtgaatgaaaccaccaccAGAGCAACAAGACCATTacatgtaaatcgtgacattcatgacatacatgtcatgattttcacgttatgactagtgaGTTATGTTCGCCATACAGTATTGCTATGTCATATCAAatgtggtattgataccattatccaagcggccaggagggctaaaagtcgtagatggctagatagatagatagatagatagatagatagatagatagatagatagatagatagatagatagatcaaggttgccgaagttcgccaagataTGCTCCGTATTTAAAACAAAGGAAGACGTAGATTACGCAGCTAGACATCGTATTATTCATTAAGAAGGACTGCTATACCTTGAGGCCGAAATCTTCAGGAGAGAGTGTGAAGTTGGTGAGCTCGAAGTCACCAGGAGAGTCATCATACGTGTATTTTCGTGTAGAGAAGTCGCAGCTGGACATGGGAATCCTTCCGATGTTGTAGTCAATTCCTTCAAGGAGACACCGTATTTAGTCGTGTGGAAATATGTCCCTGGTGGCTTATGTCATTAATTATTGTAGGATTGATCTCACACTGCCTGCATACCACGTGTTAAGAAATGTGTCCAAAATCCTCAAAAACTAGAGATATGCGATATTTCTTTGATGACTTCACAATAAGTTCTTCTGTAGCCACAGGCACATTAGGATGGCTAAAGACATCATATGGTACTGTAATTAAGAATGTCAAATTAACTGCTTATTTAAGGGAGTTAGGTGATTATGTCGAATGATGAAATTTAAGTCGTTCATGCGAAGAACCATTGCAGCTTTAATGTTTTGAAAAAGCAGCCAATAGAAGAGTGCAACCGCTATATGCTTCAGGGACGCCCAGAATAATTGAGCGTCGTTATATCAGCAATCAACCAACTTTGTTGTGCatgcttagattcaggtgcatgttaaatagcctcaggtggtcgaaatttccgaagccttctacTACGTCGGccttcataattatatcgtggttttgggaggtgGAACTTCTACAATTATTAGACTTCATTGCCGAAGGGAGGGGAGAGACTTAGGCTACGCTTGCAACTATAGCAAGGATGTCGCACATAGGTGAATGAACGCCAAAGAAATACACCTCTAAAATTGTTGTATTGACCAGTGGCATCATTGTAGTGgtctgcttgttgcgctcatCCGCGCTTCACTTTCGGTTTCGCCATTTATTCTTTTTTCGAATTTTATTACGTCacaatagggagttttcgaataggagCCCAAACGTTTGGGGCCCCAAAGCCCTTTGTGTATGCATAACTTGGGTCGAGCAGGAGTGAAGAGCTTTAGAATAGGGACCGCGTTGCTTTGGACACTCGCCCAATTCTCGGTCCTTCCATACCGACCGAGAGCCAACACGTTTGTCTGACTCAAAGCTTTTGGGGCAGGCTTGAGGCTCCCGCGCTGAATGAGAGAAGTAGAGTACCCAAACCATGCACAGCGACCTCCACCCTATTCATTTGGGGCCCCGAACTTTTGGAACCCTTATTAGAAAACTTCCTAACAATTACAAGCGCCCGCTTTTTCTACACCCCGAAGCTGCGATGGTGCGCATGAAGAATTTCAGTTGTCATACTTAACATAATCACCTAATTTTACGAAAAACATTTAATTTATCTACCGTTTCTAATTACCGTCTAAAGTGATGCGTTAGCCATCTTAAGATGCCTGTGGCTACAGAAGTAAACGCAAAATAATCAAAGATTTATCGAATGTCACAGTTTTTTTAGTATTCTAAACGCATTTCTCGAAACTTCTGCTATAGCGGTGTTGATTCCAATGACACGTGGTAGCCGAGTACTAGATGGTGTTTTCCTCTCAGGCCGGTAATGTTTCAGATAGGCATTGAAGCGTCTGAGGGCTTAAATAGCTTTCAACGAATTCGGTGTGTTGCTATATTCCCGCCTCTGTGTCTTTCGCATGCATGAGAAGGGTGTGTCAATGATTAATAAGGATTGCAGGCGCCTTACGCGCTGGAACTACAGCCGCTGGATAGATGACACACATCATGAATAGGCAAACCACGACGTCATGACGTGATAGTTACACTGCCTCATAACACCGCAGGGATTGTGTGGGGCAACAAAAGGGCATAATATTACGTGTAAAAAAATCTCTTGCGAGCAAGACCATTCCTGTTATTCCACTTACATAGTGCACTAAATATAATTGTAGTTGATGTTACCTTCTTTTGTGTAGTAGGACTTCATAATATCTTCTTGCATGTTGGTCGGAAGAGATTTCACATTTATCCCCGTGGCATCGGTAAACGCTCCTCCAAACCCAAGAACTTTCTGGTATTCCTTTGACGAGTCGATCACAAGCAGGAGAGAGGAGTTGTTCTGGTTGTCTGTGGAGCAATTGTGCATCGGATAAATCACGATGTCTAGTACGTCAGAATGTGAAATGTCTCTCCTCAAAGAATTGACTTGATAAGTGGCAAGTGCTCTTTTCGTTTCCCCATCAAGAAGATATAAAATTTGCATGTCAATGACTACGTTAACATTCCTAATAGCATCTCCATATTCAGTACGGCAGTGAGTAGATATCACTTCTATCTTAACATCCATAATAACATCTTCATAATAAATACGACCGTGAAATGATAGTACTTCAATTCGCGTGAGAGACATTTTGCGCCAGAACATAAGCATGCAATTTAAAGGAGCAAATATTGTTTAATCAGTTGAGACTGACCTTCGTCCGGTGCCCTGCCAAGAAGTATGGTGGTCTTGGCGAACCTTAGGCCGGTTTTCGTGCTTTCAAATGCAACTGCTGATCTGCTGTGCAATGGTCCGATATCACCGATGTAGTCGCAGTACGTCACGTTGCATACACACACGAAGCTGCCCTGGCCATAGTCTCTCGGCTGACATTGAGCTGCGGCAGCTATAAGGAGGAATGTGTAATAACTGTGCGTTTACGCCGTTCAATCTATCAGTGTTCCCAGAAAAGTGGGTAATGCAGCAAAGTGTACTGTTCTGCTTATGAAAAAGAATGATTGTACTTAACGTAAGACTGGTGACCCCGAGGGAATGATGCGTGGCCTAAGTTGAGTTGCTGACCCAAGGTCTGTActgcaatcatcatcatcagccggactACGCTCACTGCATGGCAAAGGCCTCGCGCATAATCCGCTAATcagcccggtcttgtgctttctgctgcctcGTTATATTTGCTAATTTTGAAATCTCATTtgctcacctaactttctgtttccacttcatgcatttgccttctctgcagAATCCGGTCGGTTacacttaatgaccagtggttatcctgcctacgtgctacgtgccgtCCTATGTCCTTTTGTTCTTGttttgaactatgatatccttaaccccagtttgctctctgacccactctgctctcttcttgtctcttaaggttagacATCACTTTCTTTTCAATTGCTCGCGGCGTCGTCCTCCATgtaggctgaaccctcttcgtaagcctccaggtttctgctccgtaggtaagtaccggcaagatacagatgttatataccttcctgccTGCAATAGCAGTCACTAGTGTAGGTATATCTGGTTCACCATTCTAAACAACTCTTGAATATAACCAGAGTATAACTTGAAGAGTTTTATACTCACCCGAGATAAAGGCCACAAATGCAGCTGTGGTGGCAAGCGAAAAATGCCTTTTCATGACGCTCTACTTTCAAAACTAGTCTGGAACACCCTAACACGAGATTCACATTGCAAAGCCTCGTCTTAAACGGTTTTCTTTCTTATCCGATGAACTGTAGAAGTGACACGCGTGCAATGATAGCACGAAAGGTGTTGACAGAGGCTACTTATGCATAGAAGCGAGAAAGACGGCTGAGTCGAGCATCTGTTCAGCGAAAACAACAAGACGATGCTCCATCTGATTGTACCTTGCAGGGAACGCAGGAAAAACAGCCTCACCACTGAGGTCTGGTTGTTTGTTTGCATAGTGTTTGTGCAAGGTCAGAAACCAACAGCGCTTTAGacaggagagaaagagagagaggatcACGGAAAAGGCGCTGAGCTGTACGGATAGCAGCTATTTGTTGCGCTTGAGAGCCGCTTTAGTGGCGCTGGCTCACGCTCTTAACACACATGAATTTGATAAGCTTAAtaagcacgtgaacctaatacacCTCAACAGTTATGTAAGCCTCTTTAAGGGCAATGATATCATAAGTAATGCATGCTAATTCCTGAGTGAATCCGGCTAAGATACCTTTCTCACAAAGGTATGAGTGTTGAACAATGTGAATATTAGTTTCCAGGGTGGCCTGTCTAGACTGAGACGTTCTCGTAAGCCTACGCTACGTGTTAGGTCTGAATACCACTTTTGTCGGGTGATAGGTAGCCGCAGGACATTTTGATATAAAATTTGACTGCAACAATCCTGACGGATCTGATAGCTAAATGTTGAACCAAGGAAAAAACGAAGACATTTTCTAATAAACAATCGCCTCGTTGACCCAAATAAATTAACGGTTTCACTTTGCTGTCGCCCACTAGCGTAAGAAACTTCCATGTTGTTTTAAAACACCACATAAGTATCAGAGATAATTTACTGAGGCGATTAATCAAATATGCACTAACTTTACCACCTGTTGTGAATACACTTCACGCTATAGTAGCTCAGGTACATGTACTCTACGAGACTATTGCTCTTTATGGCAAGTGAAGTAAAGGGAAGCAACAGAGGTGACTGTATAGTGAAATATCTATTTTTATGCATGCCATATGAACGTTGTGATCGACCGCTCTTGTATAATCTTTTGGATGCTGCCAGTACTGGTTGCATCTTTGATCTTCAGAGTAAACTTGTCATTGCctctgaaataagaaaaaaacatagcAATAatcactcacataccttcgtcccgACGTGGCTTTAAAGTATTGAATAAAATTACTAGAGAGAACTGGTAAGGCATTTTATAACAAAACTGAAAAATTACGGTTAAAAAAGAAGCAATGGTTACCACATACATTAGTATAAAACTTTGTCGTTGTTGCGGCTTGGAACTGATTTGCGACATGAACGATGAGCAATACGACGTAACTAATGTAACAGTTTACAATGATTTCGCCTTTATTCTGAATAAAAAGACTGTTATTGCTCTCTAGATCTAGATTAGTAGGTATCTTCAAATGTTAGGATATTAAGGGTCAATAAGTGGCAGAACTATGGCAACAAGCATGGCCAAATGCATAAGCTGAAAAGTTTGATAGATGAATGGAATCACCACCGTTCCCAAGACATCCGACCTGTTTGAACGCCAGAGCTCTTTATTGTGAATTTTCGATGCGAGAAACGTTGATGTATAATAGCTATAAAAAAAGTGGTGATTATCAGCGTAACCCAGGCTTCGTAAATGCGTGCTGCGACGATGCGTCCACCAGACAATAAAATATTGCTACATATTGGTTAGCTGCATAAAGCTCGCAAGTTTTGCTAATATGGGTATTAAACCTGGGTAAACTATGTTCTTTGGAATACGTGGAATATTTATTGAACCTATGAACATATTAAGAGCTGAAAAATACTTTAAAAGATAACTTTTATATGGATTAGGGCATATCTTTACGTAAGCACCCAGTACTGCAATAAACGTAGGTGTTGAAGACTTTCCATGTTCAGCCAACATAATGAAGTTCAGAACACTCTATACAGGGTAAAAATATCGCATTTTGACTAATGTTGTAGGTGTGCCTACAAAAATCGCTCTATATACTGTCACACACTGCATGCTCGTAAATACATGCATACCAGCAATTAAAAAAATAAGTGACGCACAAGTGGCGCATGAGGTAATTTGTGTAAGTTGTGTCATACCTGTTCAGGACCACCACAACCAATGACGAATCAGGTGTTTTAAATGCAGCGTAACTCAGCTTCGTAGCAGTCATGTTCTTCGCTGCCTGGAAACTTGATTGCTCCAGTTGAGAGTAAATCCTAACGCTGCCCCTAGGAAGTGCTTTgctgcgaaataaaaaaaaagtggcattaTATATTGACGCCAAACACCTTATCACGGCGAGTTGAAGCTATTCGTTTCAGGTAGAGCACTGAAAATCCTGTTTAAATCCAAGATAAAGTATGTCCTTGTCACTATTTCATTCATTAATTGAAGTAGTGACAACTGGCCAAGAACCTGCTTCCTTAAATCTTCAATAAAACAAACAGACTTACCTAAAATGTCCGAACACGTAGTACATTGGCTGCTTATAAAACTCTTGAGCGGATGCATTGACAATGATTGGTGAGTCAACGAAGTTGTCTGCCCAGTTGGGACCACCTCGTGTGTCAAGAACAAGATTCCAGTCTGTCCATCCGCTAACCCAATGGTTAAAATCCTGTTGGTTGATCACAGAATAGACATCGTCAGGTGTATTCGCTCAAAATGAGATATAAATAGGCCAATAAGCACAACTTATTCACCCTTTTCTCTATTTACCTCTTCATTACACTCCCCACATTTCGGGTTGCAAATCGAACAAAGCCTCGTGTATTTTCTTGCCTTTCCTTTAGTATACATCCTCTGCCCCCGCTACCTCTTTAGTAGAGCTTTCTGAAGAATTACTTTAGCATCCAGTTTAGGACAAATGTGGACCTCAACTTCATCTGAATCGGGCAGCAGTGCTTGCCCCGAACCAAAACTGTGAAATCCTTATGAACATATAATATGGAGCTGCTAAAGAGAGGGATTGTTTGAGAACACAAAGTTAAGAGAAATGAAAGCCCACAGAATGGTCTATTCCAAGcttcttttttaaaaaataaGCTCCTATCACTGCCACTGAAAAGCTGACATAGCTTCGTGAACAGCTGTGGCGATTGCAGACAGCTGCCACTTGTGAAGCACTCTTTGAATTCGGCTCTCAAGTGAATGCGAAGTTAATTCAGGGTCCCACGCATTATTTAGTACCGCAGAATATGGCGCTCCTCGTAATGATGTCTTGGTTTTAGCCCGTGACACCACAGAAAAAAATTTGTATTAAACATTTTTCGAAACAACCTTCAGCcgctcattcactctgtgaatcaACTCGCGTACGATAACTGATTCTCATTAGCTAATTAGTAAATTTTTCGCATGCCTTTGTTTACGCATTTTATCAAGGCTGTGACACATGAGCGCCTAAACTCAAGTTCCCCATATCAATTTTAACGGCACGCTGCGAACTCTTAtataatttattttcttttttgaataACCCCTGTTATGCAATCTTTGCAACAATAACTGACCTCGAGGATGTCACTGGCATAGAATTCAGCCCGTTCCCAGCTTCCAAGTTTGACCTTGTCTTCTGGTTTTATTGCTGCACCAGTGCACGCTTCGGTACCAAGAATAAATTTGTCTGGGAAGCTCTCGTGCACTTTGTCCAGCACCCGAGGGTTGGTCAAACTGTCCATGTACCAATGAACAGCGACTCCACTGACGTACTTGGCCGCTTCAGGATCACCCAGAACCTGCGTAGCGTTGTTTATTTAGTCGCTAGCTGCCATAGTTACCTCACAATGTGAAAATGTCCGATTTGTACATCACCTGGGAACGGTGATGCATCATCGCCATGTAACCTTTTGTATAATTGAAGTTTGATTGCTTTTGAACATTTTTTAGGTATTCTGCTTAATTTTTCAATGAAACCAGCATGGACATCACAGCGCGAGATTCCTCTAAATATACTGAAAAATACGAACCACATAGCGACGAGTAGCATTTTCAGAGCAAGTGGTACTGTATACGCAGACCAGCCTTGTGCTCTTTTAATTTGTGGCCGTAACAGCTTAAAATCAATGC
It encodes:
- the LOC142795750 gene encoding lysosomal acid glucosylceramidase-like, with the translated sequence MKRHFSLATTAAFVAFISAAAAQCQPRDYGQGSFVCVCNVTYCDYIGDIGPLHSRSAVAFESTKTGLRFAKTTILLGRAPDEDNQNNSSLLLVIDSSKEYQKVLGFGGAFTDATGINVKSLPTNMQEDIMKSYYTKEGIDYNIGRIPMSSCDFSTRKYTYDDSPGDFELTNFTLSPEDFGLKIPYIKKAMSLSSEPTWFFGSSWSSPAWMKTSNALEGPGFLIGKPGGPYYKTWANCYV